Proteins found in one Geomonas subterranea genomic segment:
- a CDS encoding ammonium transporter: MMRDIKKVKDAATPASSCLTMKLGKLALLASLMLIPVLAIAEEKAADSVAAPAAATATPAAVAPVAGAPAAAAPAAAAPAAAPAPKNVAPVLNTGDTAWMLVSAAMVLFMTPGLALFYGGMVRQKNVLSTMMHSLVAMGIVGVQWAVIGYSLAFGPDMGHGLVGDFSKALLNGLITFKDGNAIYALFQNVPTEPGAIPEYVFAMYQAMFAIITVALISGALAERIKFSAYCLFVLLWTTLVYDPLAHWVWMSDGWLFKMGALDFAGGTVVHLSSGISALVVLFFLGKRHGFPTERMAPHNLPFTLLGVGLLWFGWFGFNAGSAIVGAGCSDAAGGLAGLAFMTTTIAPAAAGLTWMIAEWIHAGKPSALGFGSGVVAGLVVITPAAGFVQPGAALLMGVAGGLVCYGGVLLKAKLKYDDSLDAFGVHGVGGTTGAILTGVFATVGATGLTSGNMKQFVTQFIAVGAAGAYAVVVTLVIAFVLHKTIGLRVEKEDEIMGLDQTQHSETAYN; this comes from the coding sequence ATGATGCGCGACATTAAAAAGGTAAAGGATGCAGCTACGCCCGCTTCCAGCTGCCTCACCATGAAACTCGGGAAGCTTGCCCTCCTGGCCAGCCTGATGCTGATACCGGTTCTCGCCATAGCCGAGGAGAAGGCGGCCGATTCCGTGGCCGCACCGGCTGCCGCCACCGCGACCCCTGCCGCCGTAGCCCCCGTTGCCGGCGCACCGGCAGCCGCCGCTCCCGCCGCAGCCGCACCGGCCGCAGCACCTGCACCCAAGAACGTCGCACCGGTCCTCAACACCGGTGACACCGCCTGGATGCTGGTATCCGCAGCTATGGTCCTATTCATGACCCCGGGCCTCGCTCTTTTCTACGGTGGGATGGTTCGTCAGAAGAACGTTCTCTCCACCATGATGCACTCCCTGGTGGCGATGGGCATCGTCGGCGTGCAGTGGGCCGTCATCGGCTACTCACTGGCCTTCGGGCCCGACATGGGGCACGGCCTGGTGGGCGACTTCAGCAAGGCCCTGTTGAACGGGCTGATCACCTTCAAGGACGGTAACGCGATCTACGCGCTGTTCCAGAACGTCCCGACCGAGCCGGGCGCCATCCCGGAGTACGTGTTCGCCATGTACCAGGCGATGTTCGCCATCATCACCGTGGCCCTGATCTCGGGGGCCCTGGCCGAGAGGATCAAGTTCTCCGCCTACTGCCTGTTCGTGCTGCTCTGGACCACCCTGGTCTACGATCCGCTGGCACACTGGGTCTGGATGTCCGACGGCTGGCTCTTCAAGATGGGCGCACTTGACTTCGCAGGCGGCACCGTCGTTCACCTCTCCTCCGGTATCTCGGCCCTGGTGGTCCTCTTCTTCCTCGGCAAGCGTCACGGCTTCCCGACTGAGCGCATGGCTCCGCACAACCTGCCGTTTACTCTCCTCGGTGTCGGCCTGCTCTGGTTCGGCTGGTTCGGCTTCAACGCGGGCTCCGCCATCGTGGGCGCCGGATGCTCCGACGCGGCGGGCGGTCTCGCCGGCCTCGCCTTCATGACGACCACCATCGCACCGGCTGCCGCCGGCCTCACCTGGATGATCGCCGAGTGGATCCACGCGGGCAAACCCTCCGCCCTTGGCTTTGGCTCCGGTGTTGTCGCCGGCCTGGTCGTGATCACCCCCGCTGCCGGCTTCGTGCAGCCGGGTGCCGCCCTGCTCATGGGTGTTGCCGGCGGCCTGGTCTGCTACGGCGGCGTCCTGCTCAAGGCGAAACTCAAGTACGACGACTCCCTGGACGCCTTTGGCGTGCACGGCGTGGGCGGCACCACCGGAGCGATCCTGACCGGCGTCTTCGCCACCGTCGGCGCAACCGGCCTCACCTCCGGCAACATGAAGCAGTTCGTCACCCAGTTTATCGCCGTCGGCGCAGCAGGCGCCTACGCGGTGGTGGTGACCCTGGTGATCGCATTCGTACTGCACAAGACCATCGGACTGCGTGTCGAGAAGGAAGACGAGATCATGGGCCTCGACCAGACCCAGCACTCCGAGACCGCGTACAACTAG
- a CDS encoding ferritin family protein yields MDSRDMVLRKEGDGIGYYERCSADAGDGGFSTIFRMFSEDELRHAGALRALRAGGRVDLPRSPTLQGARSILRRLSIEELSSCRGDLGVYRNAMQFEALSARACSELAREALHPWEREMFQTMADEDEMHFTLLEEMQELLEETDVQ; encoded by the coding sequence ATGGATTCCAGGGACATGGTGCTCCGGAAGGAAGGTGATGGCATAGGGTACTACGAACGCTGTAGCGCCGATGCGGGGGACGGCGGGTTTTCCACCATCTTCAGGATGTTCAGCGAGGACGAGCTGCGTCACGCGGGGGCCCTGCGAGCGCTGAGGGCCGGGGGAAGGGTGGATCTGCCCCGTTCGCCGACGCTCCAGGGGGCGCGCAGCATACTGCGCCGGCTGTCGATCGAGGAACTCTCAAGCTGCCGCGGCGATCTCGGGGTGTACCGGAACGCCATGCAGTTCGAGGCGCTTTCCGCCCGTGCCTGCTCGGAGCTTGCCCGCGAGGCGCTGCACCCCTGGGAGCGCGAGATGTTCCAGACCATGGCGGATGAGGACGAGATGCACTTCACGCTGCTCGAGGAGATGCAGGAGCTTTTGGAGGAAACGGATGTCCAGTGA
- a CDS encoding inositol monophosphatase family protein: MSSDAGLQQMLEVAVSAAREAGALQKQKLWGDFSFSYKGEVDIVTEVDRACEEMIVNRIRSAFPGHSFLAEENLYADGDPQWRWVIDPLDGTTNYAHGFPWFCVSIALERQGELTLGVIYHCMMDELFTTTLGGGAYLNGAPIRVSSRAPLRQSLIATGFPYDAARGNENNFRNFFELQLAARGVRRAGAAALDLAYVAAGRLDGYWECKLKPWDVAAGALLVREAGGRVTNHKGEPHRVDDHRILATNGLIHDEIETLLERAGKGEPVL; encoded by the coding sequence ATGTCCAGTGATGCCGGGCTGCAGCAGATGCTCGAAGTCGCGGTATCAGCCGCACGCGAGGCCGGGGCCCTCCAGAAGCAGAAACTCTGGGGAGATTTCAGCTTCTCCTACAAAGGGGAGGTCGACATCGTGACCGAGGTGGACCGGGCCTGCGAGGAAATGATCGTGAACCGGATCCGGAGCGCCTTTCCCGGTCACAGCTTCCTGGCGGAGGAAAACCTCTACGCGGATGGCGACCCGCAGTGGCGCTGGGTCATCGACCCCCTGGACGGCACTACCAACTACGCACACGGCTTCCCCTGGTTCTGCGTCTCCATCGCCCTGGAGCGGCAGGGGGAGCTCACTCTCGGAGTGATCTACCACTGCATGATGGACGAACTCTTCACGACAACCCTGGGAGGAGGTGCCTATTTGAACGGCGCCCCCATCCGCGTCTCCTCGCGCGCGCCCCTGAGACAGTCCCTGATCGCGACCGGCTTTCCCTACGACGCCGCCCGCGGCAACGAGAACAACTTCCGGAACTTCTTCGAGCTGCAGCTCGCGGCACGCGGGGTACGCAGGGCTGGGGCCGCGGCGCTCGACCTGGCCTACGTGGCGGCGGGAAGGCTGGACGGATACTGGGAGTGCAAGCTGAAACCGTGGGACGTGGCCGCCGGGGCGCTGCTGGTCAGGGAGGCCGGGGGGAGGGTGACCAACCACAAGGGGGAGCCGCACCGGGTCGACGACCACCGTATCCTGGCGACCAACGGTCTCATCCACGACGAGATAGAGACCCTCCTGGAGCGGGCGGGAAAGGGTGAACCGGTGCTGTGA
- a CDS encoding universal stress protein produces MLNLRKKILVAIDGSPLSDKAAEEAVRFAAGIPSQFKSKVYGLLVLPNAPRNTFTDFVPARPITEQDQWTELKERIFYVVEKLAAELEVPLETAVVYGDPADELIRFAQKEEIDVIVIGSTGKGFLKRKLLGSVSHKVVRDAKCSVYVVRG; encoded by the coding sequence ATGCTCAACCTGCGCAAGAAGATCCTGGTGGCCATCGACGGCTCGCCGCTTTCTGACAAGGCCGCCGAGGAGGCGGTCCGCTTCGCCGCGGGCATCCCGAGCCAGTTCAAGAGCAAGGTCTACGGGCTCCTGGTGCTCCCCAACGCGCCGCGCAACACCTTCACCGATTTCGTCCCCGCACGCCCCATCACCGAGCAGGACCAATGGACCGAATTGAAGGAACGCATCTTCTACGTCGTCGAGAAGCTCGCCGCCGAACTGGAGGTGCCGCTGGAGACGGCGGTGGTGTATGGGGACCCGGCCGACGAACTGATCCGGTTCGCCCAGAAGGAGGAGATCGACGTGATCGTGATAGGGAGTACGGGCAAGGGCTTTCTGAAGCGCAAACTGTTGGGGAGCGTGTCGCACAAGGTGGTGCGGGACGCGAAGTGCTCGGTGTACGTGGTCAGGGGGTAG
- a CDS encoding sugar phosphate isomerase/epimerase family protein, whose amino-acid sequence MRISISAGTLFTFPLPKAFAMAREAGFDGMELVINQEFQKVNSRRLVKELAEIMPIFSIHAPFLQLDGWGSPVDSLKRCVEIAADCGIGLVNFHPPSWLGMEFSYWRWLYRMQDFQKEIGGDQVAVTLENMPWTGKYRINGYILSDTQKLIEFLQERNLYLTFDCTHMGSGRANFINDFYLCYNSGRIRNIHFSDYGHGRQHLLPGHGILPLTRFLNHLRNTAYNDILTLELSPHEFPKGEGIIQESLKEILAYLRQETAKTTP is encoded by the coding sequence ATGCGTATATCCATCTCCGCAGGAACGCTGTTCACCTTCCCTCTTCCAAAGGCCTTCGCTATGGCCCGGGAGGCCGGCTTTGACGGCATGGAGCTGGTGATCAACCAGGAGTTCCAGAAGGTGAACTCGCGGCGACTGGTCAAGGAACTCGCGGAGATCATGCCGATCTTCTCGATCCACGCCCCTTTCCTGCAGCTGGACGGCTGGGGTAGCCCGGTGGATTCTTTGAAACGTTGCGTGGAGATCGCGGCGGACTGCGGCATCGGGCTGGTGAACTTCCATCCGCCATCATGGCTCGGGATGGAGTTCAGTTACTGGCGCTGGTTGTACCGGATGCAGGACTTCCAGAAGGAGATCGGGGGGGACCAGGTGGCCGTCACCCTGGAGAACATGCCTTGGACCGGCAAGTACCGGATCAACGGCTACATCCTCTCGGACACCCAGAAACTGATCGAGTTCCTCCAGGAGAGGAACCTCTACCTCACGTTCGACTGCACCCACATGGGGAGCGGGCGGGCCAACTTCATCAACGACTTCTACCTCTGCTACAACAGCGGCCGGATCAGGAACATTCACTTTTCCGACTACGGGCACGGCCGGCAGCACCTGCTGCCGGGGCACGGCATCCTGCCGCTCACCCGCTTCCTGAACCACCTGCGCAACACCGCCTACAACGACATCCTTACCCTGGAGCTTTCTCCGCACGAGTTCCCCAAGGGGGAAGGGATCATCCAGGAAAGCTTGAAGGAGATCCTGGCCTACCTGCGGCAGGAGACCGCAAAGACTACCCCCTGA
- a CDS encoding putative nucleotidyltransferase substrate binding domain-containing protein, translating to MPMLLGTKGDDILKWRASTELVESLKKRLERKWGSSSSREAEAFLGTMIDSLKEELAYEGQLDAELAALDQDIAQAPTPTALVPLQARYRELLAAHFRRRTSPLALCGACNALHDQVLRRASQLAEERMRDLGQGTAPVYALLVSGDRGRGEQTLYARNRYLLLHQLDSQRFYLFSHQLTQALCESGLLAEGEAPWHGSLTEWRSLLKNGERHQEPRPPDLEPMLPFSSAQKKAAPPLPEWRWRLESMADLCHVAGFEPLGEQALSAAAAALREQRGRDPFFQVARRVINLPLALGHFGRWRLERVGEHQGEIDIETLGLSPLVQLVRILALQAEVHEGGTLERVRQLLYRGALDVDLAERLLKALQCLMQLRIEGEIRSEGAGAFANPEEFSMELDARLRSALEAVLSLQKIAYQRLVGQV from the coding sequence ATGCCCATGCTTTTGGGAACCAAGGGAGATGACATCCTCAAGTGGCGCGCCAGCACGGAACTGGTGGAGAGCCTCAAGAAGCGCCTGGAACGGAAGTGGGGCAGCAGCTCCTCCCGCGAGGCGGAGGCCTTCCTGGGGACGATGATCGATTCGCTCAAGGAGGAACTCGCCTACGAGGGGCAACTGGACGCGGAGTTGGCGGCACTGGACCAGGACATCGCCCAGGCCCCCACCCCCACGGCGCTGGTGCCGCTCCAGGCGCGTTACCGGGAACTGCTCGCAGCCCATTTCCGGCGCCGCACCTCGCCCCTGGCCCTGTGCGGCGCCTGCAACGCCCTGCACGACCAGGTGCTGAGACGGGCGTCACAACTCGCCGAGGAGCGCATGCGCGACCTGGGACAGGGAACAGCGCCGGTCTACGCGCTGCTGGTCTCCGGCGACCGCGGCCGGGGCGAGCAGACCCTCTACGCCCGCAACCGCTATCTGCTCCTGCACCAGCTCGACTCCCAACGTTTCTACCTGTTCAGCCACCAGCTCACCCAGGCGCTCTGCGAGTCGGGGCTGCTCGCCGAGGGGGAGGCACCCTGGCATGGCTCGCTCACGGAATGGCGTTCGCTGTTGAAGAACGGCGAGCGGCACCAGGAGCCGAGACCTCCGGATCTGGAGCCGATGCTTCCCTTCTCTTCCGCGCAGAAAAAGGCGGCACCCCCGCTTCCCGAATGGCGCTGGCGCCTGGAGTCGATGGCGGATCTCTGCCACGTCGCGGGGTTCGAGCCGCTGGGCGAACAGGCGCTCAGTGCCGCGGCTGCCGCCCTCAGGGAACAGCGCGGGCGGGACCCCTTTTTCCAGGTGGCGCGCCGGGTGATCAACCTGCCGCTCGCGCTCGGGCACTTCGGACGGTGGCGGCTGGAACGCGTCGGCGAGCACCAGGGGGAGATCGACATCGAGACGCTGGGACTCTCCCCCCTGGTGCAGCTGGTCCGCATCCTGGCGCTGCAGGCGGAGGTCCACGAGGGGGGGACGCTCGAGCGGGTGCGGCAGCTCCTGTACCGCGGCGCGCTGGACGTCGATCTGGCAGAGCGCCTTTTGAAGGCGCTGCAGTGCCTGATGCAGTTGAGAATCGAGGGTGAAATCCGCAGCGAGGGGGCGGGAGCCTTCGCCAATCCTGAGGAGTTCAGCATGGAGCTGGACGCGCGCCTGAGAAGCGCGCTGGAGGCGGTGCTCAGCCTGCAGAAGATCGCCTACCAGAGGCTGGTGGGACAGGTATAG
- a CDS encoding VC_2705 family sodium/solute symporter, producing the protein MNDSSWSIFVVLLVLLSFILVGLRQKSRESQEYGFGGRYTGRIGGGAAIASNWMSAASLMGLAGIIYLRGYQGLAYVIGWTGGYVLLLVLLASQIRRFGKFTTPEFVGERYGSPAARLIAAVIAIAISVIYCVAQFKGIGLIFSFMFDIGYEQGVTYGALAVVSYLVVSGALGVPRNQQLQYLVICVAFIVPLMWLARKLGYFWLLPQFGYGRALTDLSREFHVDFTLPFAGDSLFEWCALCFTLMVGTGGLPHVLSRFYTVPNVRDARWSVVWGLFFIALIYWSAPAFAVFGRLLEARQGIAFTPETARATADVIALKTALMAGLPGWLVGVLAAGALSAAFFTVAGLLMTGASSISHDIYYSFVNPKASETSRMQVAKGGTLVLAALVLLVALNPPGLIAEITAVAFALAGNTIFPLFLLGIWWDRANRYGAIAGMFTGVLCTVAQPLFGGVLPGLTSYFPVTASALCGAPLVICVMIAVSLATPAPPEEMRRFLEQEVHGHLD; encoded by the coding sequence ATGAATGACTCGTCCTGGTCGATCTTCGTCGTTTTGCTGGTGCTGCTCTCATTCATCCTGGTCGGGCTGAGGCAGAAGTCGCGCGAGAGCCAGGAGTACGGGTTCGGCGGCCGTTACACCGGCAGGATCGGGGGGGGCGCCGCCATCGCCAGCAACTGGATGAGTGCCGCGAGCCTCATGGGGCTGGCCGGGATCATCTACCTGCGGGGCTACCAGGGGCTCGCCTACGTGATCGGCTGGACCGGCGGATACGTGCTCCTGCTGGTGCTGCTCGCCAGCCAGATCCGGCGTTTCGGCAAGTTCACCACCCCCGAGTTCGTGGGTGAACGCTACGGCTCGCCCGCCGCGCGGCTCATTGCCGCGGTGATCGCCATCGCCATCTCCGTCATCTACTGCGTGGCCCAGTTCAAGGGGATCGGCCTCATCTTCTCCTTCATGTTCGATATCGGCTATGAGCAGGGGGTGACCTACGGGGCACTCGCCGTCGTCTCCTACCTGGTGGTCTCCGGGGCGCTGGGGGTCCCGCGCAACCAGCAGCTCCAGTACCTGGTGATCTGCGTCGCCTTCATCGTCCCGCTCATGTGGCTGGCCAGAAAACTGGGCTATTTCTGGCTGCTGCCCCAGTTCGGCTACGGCCGCGCCCTGACCGACCTCTCCCGCGAATTCCACGTCGACTTCACCCTTCCCTTCGCCGGGGACTCGCTCTTCGAGTGGTGCGCGCTCTGCTTCACCCTGATGGTGGGGACCGGCGGGCTCCCCCATGTCCTGTCGCGCTTCTACACCGTGCCCAACGTCCGCGACGCCCGCTGGAGCGTCGTTTGGGGGCTATTCTTCATCGCGCTCATCTACTGGTCCGCCCCCGCCTTCGCCGTCTTCGGCAGGCTCCTCGAGGCACGCCAGGGGATCGCCTTCACCCCCGAGACGGCCCGCGCGACCGCCGACGTGATCGCCTTGAAAACCGCCTTGATGGCCGGCCTCCCCGGATGGCTGGTCGGGGTACTGGCGGCGGGGGCACTGTCGGCCGCGTTTTTCACCGTCGCCGGCCTCCTGATGACCGGAGCCTCCTCCATCTCCCACGACATCTACTACAGCTTCGTGAACCCCAAGGCGAGCGAGACCTCGCGGATGCAGGTGGCCAAGGGAGGAACCCTGGTGCTGGCGGCCCTGGTCCTCCTGGTCGCGCTGAACCCGCCCGGGTTGATCGCCGAGATCACCGCCGTCGCCTTCGCCCTGGCCGGAAACACCATCTTCCCCCTCTTCCTCTTGGGGATCTGGTGGGACCGTGCCAACCGTTACGGCGCCATCGCCGGCATGTTTACCGGCGTCCTCTGTACCGTCGCGCAGCCGCTTTTTGGGGGAGTGCTTCCCGGCCTCACCTCCTACTTCCCGGTCACCGCCTCGGCCCTGTGCGGCGCACCGCTGGTCATCTGCGTCATGATCGCCGTCTCGCTCGCGACCCCCGCCCCGCCCGAGGAGATGAGGCGTTTCCTGGAGCAGGAGGTGCACGGACACCTGGACTGA
- a CDS encoding DUF4212 domain-containing protein, protein MSHPEKRHKVNLFRPKEGHMRDEVHIILAILFGWGVCTFGFQFLVYACRGTGAGSLLTRLTLFNLPLHFWFTGQFLPLWFIVLCVIFNIYVDRISEYHSRKRDKSYE, encoded by the coding sequence ATGAGCCACCCCGAGAAGCGCCACAAGGTCAACCTGTTCCGCCCCAAGGAGGGGCACATGCGGGACGAGGTGCATATCATCCTCGCCATCCTCTTTGGCTGGGGAGTCTGCACCTTCGGCTTCCAGTTTCTGGTCTACGCCTGCCGTGGCACCGGCGCGGGAAGCCTCCTGACCCGGCTCACCCTGTTCAACCTGCCGCTGCACTTCTGGTTCACCGGTCAGTTCCTCCCCCTGTGGTTCATCGTCCTGTGCGTCATCTTCAACATCTACGTGGACCGGATCAGCGAGTACCACAGCCGCAAGAGAGACAAAAGCTATGAATGA
- a CDS encoding putative nucleotidyltransferase substrate binding domain-containing protein, with translation MPHQIYPPEPSDGELLSELLGEVHAFLPLLNRDEGKKLLEGLVWHSSEELGKLRLYSGREEAIIERIAAETEYATLLKLHEELNLLEMERFLNFYSVTALHENCTWYRDALAGRALELVAAEMPSSPPVPFALVSMGSDGREEQTLITDQDYLIVYSDEGGDRADHYFQEYSRILVERLAEIGFKKCSGGIMPVNDNWRGSLSQWQRRLHAIVRYETEDYGKNMMDLIVLSDARFVAGDAELAGRLVSLIRSLLQDYFMALWGMAKAATEMKLALGFLKRFWTEGSGEHKGSFNLKLLAWAPLVMNVRILAINQGIPATSTVKRIELLEKEHSFSANMARGLVAAYRILTRHRILLQIKVFKGIQNDAYYLNPYSLPTDERERMRQALLLIEDLQKTIHTNFSIV, from the coding sequence ATGCCCCATCAGATCTACCCACCGGAGCCAAGCGACGGGGAACTCCTTTCGGAGTTGCTGGGGGAGGTGCACGCCTTTCTCCCGCTTTTGAACCGGGACGAGGGAAAGAAGCTGCTGGAGGGACTGGTGTGGCACAGCTCGGAGGAGCTGGGCAAACTGCGCCTGTACTCGGGGCGGGAAGAAGCCATCATCGAGCGGATCGCCGCCGAAACCGAGTACGCGACGCTTCTGAAGCTGCACGAAGAGCTGAATCTTCTGGAAATGGAGCGCTTCCTCAACTTCTACTCGGTCACCGCCCTGCACGAGAACTGCACCTGGTACCGCGACGCCCTGGCCGGGCGGGCACTCGAGCTGGTGGCGGCCGAGATGCCCTCCTCCCCTCCGGTCCCCTTCGCCCTGGTCAGCATGGGGAGCGACGGCCGCGAGGAGCAGACGCTCATCACCGACCAGGACTACCTGATCGTCTACAGTGACGAGGGAGGCGACCGGGCGGACCACTACTTCCAGGAGTACAGCCGGATCCTCGTCGAGCGGCTGGCCGAGATCGGCTTCAAGAAGTGCAGCGGCGGGATCATGCCGGTAAACGACAACTGGCGCGGGTCGCTGTCACAGTGGCAGCGCCGGCTGCACGCCATCGTGCGTTACGAGACCGAGGACTACGGCAAGAACATGATGGACCTGATCGTCCTCTCCGACGCCCGCTTCGTCGCCGGCGACGCCGAGCTGGCCGGCCGGCTGGTCTCCCTGATACGCTCCCTGTTGCAGGATTATTTCATGGCCCTTTGGGGGATGGCCAAGGCCGCCACCGAGATGAAGCTGGCGCTTGGGTTCCTTAAGCGGTTCTGGACCGAGGGGAGCGGCGAGCACAAGGGATCCTTCAACCTGAAGCTCCTGGCCTGGGCCCCGCTGGTGATGAACGTGCGCATCCTGGCCATCAACCAGGGCATTCCCGCCACCTCGACCGTGAAGAGGATCGAGCTCCTGGAAAAGGAGCACAGCTTCTCCGCCAACATGGCGCGCGGGCTCGTGGCCGCCTACCGCATCCTCACCAGGCACCGGATCCTGCTCCAGATCAAGGTGTTCAAGGGGATCCAGAACGACGCCTACTACCTGAACCCGTACTCGCTCCCAACCGACGAGCGGGAGCGCATGAGACAGGCCCTGCTCCTCATCGAGGATTTGCAGAAGACCATCCACACCAACTTTTCCATCGTCTAG
- a CDS encoding solute symporter family protein, producing MTIKKIFIAATLALSVAAAAYAEEQKAPAAGAAPAMSAPAAQGAPAATAAAPAPNAAASVATPAPAAPAPLKKELKTNKTITIGMFLIIIAVTMGVVVWAAKQTKSAADFYAAGGGITGTQNGWAIAGDYMSAASFLGISGLISLYGYDGFMYSVGWLVAYITVLLIVAEPCRNAGKYTLGDILSFRTSPKPVRAFAAISTVAVSTFYLTAQMVGAGKLMALLVGIPYKMSIIGVGVLMVGYVVFGGMVATTWVQIIKAGLLMSGAFLLSFLVMIKAGFNPIGFFSTIVSSPDIQDHVSKLVLKDGVILSGMDAGQRFLEPGLYLKNPLDQISLGMALVLGTAGMPHILMRFFTVPTAQAARKSVIIAMFIIGGFYILTTLLGFGAAIHLTPQGITAIDPGGNMATLMLAQQMGADIAPIIGDLFLAFLCAVAFATILAVVSGLVLAASAAIAHDIYVNVIKDGHADQHEQVFAARATSFVVGACGILIGLAAEKQNVAHLVALAFAVAASGNLPVVILSLFWRKFNTAGVISGLVVGTIASIGLVMVSPNMTYPKVVAAGAKKVVTAMEKKQAALPAGQTLSEKDAKALAKAKVDAQQDGTSIVGLDKPLFTLKNPGIISIPLGFMAAILGALAFPSRRSEDMFDEVYVRQNTGLGMAKAVEH from the coding sequence ATGACCATCAAGAAGATATTCATAGCAGCCACCTTGGCCCTCTCGGTAGCCGCGGCAGCCTACGCTGAAGAGCAGAAGGCCCCGGCAGCCGGCGCGGCGCCCGCGATGAGCGCCCCGGCAGCCCAGGGAGCACCGGCCGCGACCGCAGCGGCACCAGCACCAAACGCGGCCGCTTCCGTGGCCACCCCTGCCCCCGCGGCACCCGCACCGCTCAAGAAGGAACTCAAGACCAACAAGACCATCACCATCGGGATGTTCCTGATCATCATCGCCGTCACCATGGGGGTCGTGGTCTGGGCGGCCAAGCAGACCAAGTCAGCCGCTGACTTCTACGCGGCCGGCGGCGGCATCACCGGCACCCAGAACGGCTGGGCCATCGCCGGCGACTACATGTCGGCTGCCTCCTTCCTGGGTATTTCCGGCCTCATCTCGCTCTACGGCTATGACGGCTTCATGTACTCGGTCGGCTGGCTGGTGGCCTACATCACCGTGCTTCTGATCGTGGCGGAGCCCTGCCGCAACGCGGGCAAGTACACCCTTGGGGATATCCTCTCCTTCAGGACCTCGCCCAAGCCGGTGCGCGCCTTCGCCGCCATCTCCACCGTTGCGGTCTCCACCTTCTACCTCACCGCCCAGATGGTCGGTGCAGGCAAGCTCATGGCCCTGCTGGTCGGCATCCCCTACAAGATGTCCATCATCGGCGTCGGCGTCCTCATGGTCGGCTACGTCGTCTTCGGCGGCATGGTCGCCACCACCTGGGTCCAGATCATCAAGGCGGGCCTGCTCATGTCGGGCGCATTCCTGCTCTCCTTCCTGGTCATGATCAAGGCGGGCTTCAACCCGATCGGCTTCTTCTCGACCATCGTTTCCAGCCCTGACATCCAGGACCACGTTTCCAAGCTGGTACTGAAAGACGGCGTCATCCTCTCCGGCATGGACGCCGGCCAGCGCTTCCTCGAGCCCGGCCTGTACCTCAAGAACCCGCTGGACCAGATCTCCCTGGGGATGGCCCTGGTGCTTGGCACCGCCGGTATGCCGCACATCCTGATGCGCTTCTTCACCGTGCCGACCGCGCAGGCCGCACGTAAGTCCGTCATCATCGCCATGTTCATCATCGGCGGCTTCTACATCCTGACCACCCTACTCGGCTTCGGCGCCGCCATCCACCTGACTCCGCAGGGGATCACCGCGATAGACCCGGGCGGCAACATGGCAACCCTGATGCTGGCACAGCAGATGGGCGCCGACATCGCACCGATCATCGGCGACCTCTTCCTCGCCTTCCTGTGCGCCGTCGCCTTCGCCACCATCCTCGCCGTGGTCTCCGGCCTGGTACTGGCAGCATCCGCGGCCATCGCACACGACATCTACGTGAACGTGATCAAGGACGGCCACGCCGACCAGCACGAGCAGGTCTTCGCAGCCCGCGCCACTTCCTTCGTGGTAGGCGCCTGCGGCATCCTGATCGGCCTCGCAGCAGAGAAGCAGAACGTCGCACACCTGGTGGCACTGGCCTTCGCGGTCGCAGCCTCCGGCAACCTGCCGGTCGTCATCCTCTCCCTCTTCTGGAGGAAGTTCAACACCGCCGGCGTCATCTCCGGCCTGGTGGTAGGCACCATCGCCTCCATCGGCCTGGTGATGGTATCCCCCAACATGACCTACCCGAAAGTGGTCGCCGCCGGCGCCAAGAAGGTGGTCACCGCCATGGAGAAGAAGCAGGCCGCACTCCCTGCCGGCCAGACCCTCTCCGAGAAGGACGCCAAGGCGCTTGCCAAGGCGAAGGTCGACGCTCAGCAGGACGGCACCTCCATCGTGGGTCTGGACAAGCCGCTCTTCACCCTGAAGAACCCGGGCATCATCTCCATCCCGCTGGGCTTCATGGCCGCCATCCTGGGCGCCCTGGCCTTCCCGAGCAGGCGCTCCGAGGATATGTTCGACGAGGTCTACGTCCGCCAGAACACCGGTTTGGGTATGGCCAAGGCAGTCGAGCACTAA